The Niastella koreensis GR20-10 genome includes a window with the following:
- a CDS encoding T9SS type A sorting domain-containing protein, with protein sequence MKLDSRTPANIRWLLVILWVVLSTSSLIAQCPGGSTLNTAGTYNNGTNICITTAFSGNISLNNGATLTITSGGNYTGTLDAKKGSIVNVQKGGTLAATANNFAATLTNLGTVGGNITVDDGAAITNTGTFNWNASWNQNNTIVVTNNACGTMTFAQNTNVKASAQIINNGVLTFSSGVTTDNGTTINNRGTITFNDVNISGSFINQSKAIFKGNNNTINSSQVADSLVNTGTITVSNSLTTSISTRNEGLLWVGGSYTINGQAFKINNSNAYVRVGGALSNNGQISGNGSLYIGGSIVNNQSISGNGPAAQLTVNKSSGSIGGTTFAINYNTGLASKDTTNYTPTMSNAASCAVLADKMSALQAVYNNGRVQLNWFAYAQANARSFTIEYSLDGLSFTPAGELTGAASNDATTPYTYVYSPGVTGTVYYRIRETDFNGNYYYTNVVVVRTGNTFTVGTEVFPNPFKDLLQISMQLEKAGVIQVALYDASGRQVKKVQQQGLLGRNTIVMSNLTTLLPGVYLVQVKADNHTLFDKLIK encoded by the coding sequence ATGAAACTTGATTCCCGTACCCCCGCCAATATCCGTTGGTTATTGGTGATACTATGGGTGGTATTATCCACCTCATCGTTAATAGCCCAATGCCCTGGAGGCAGTACGCTTAATACTGCAGGTACTTATAATAATGGTACAAACATTTGTATCACTACTGCTTTTTCAGGAAACATCAGCTTGAACAACGGGGCCACTTTAACAATAACCAGTGGCGGGAATTACACCGGAACCCTGGATGCAAAAAAGGGTTCCATTGTAAATGTGCAGAAGGGTGGTACCCTGGCGGCTACCGCCAATAATTTTGCGGCTACACTTACCAATTTGGGTACGGTAGGCGGGAACATTACGGTTGATGATGGCGCTGCGATCACCAACACCGGTACATTTAACTGGAATGCCAGCTGGAACCAAAACAATACGATCGTGGTGACGAATAATGCCTGCGGTACTATGACCTTTGCCCAGAACACCAATGTAAAGGCCAGCGCCCAGATAATTAATAATGGGGTGCTCACATTTTCGTCAGGGGTCACTACCGATAATGGCACCACCATTAATAACCGGGGAACAATAACGTTTAATGATGTTAATATAAGCGGTTCGTTTATCAACCAGAGCAAAGCTATTTTTAAAGGCAACAATAATACCATCAATAGCAGTCAGGTAGCTGACTCGCTGGTGAACACGGGGACGATCACGGTGAGTAATTCACTTACTACTTCCATAAGCACCCGGAATGAAGGCTTGCTGTGGGTTGGTGGTTCATACACTATAAATGGTCAGGCTTTCAAAATAAATAATAGCAATGCTTATGTGCGGGTGGGCGGCGCACTTAGCAATAATGGCCAGATATCGGGAAATGGCAGTTTGTATATTGGTGGCAGCATTGTAAATAACCAAAGCATTAGTGGAAATGGCCCGGCTGCACAACTTACGGTTAACAAATCATCCGGTTCAATTGGTGGTACCACGTTTGCGATAAACTATAACACCGGGCTGGCTTCAAAGGATACCACCAATTATACGCCCACTATGTCCAATGCGGCTTCGTGCGCGGTACTGGCAGATAAAATGAGTGCTTTACAAGCTGTATATAATAACGGGCGGGTTCAACTGAACTGGTTTGCCTATGCACAGGCAAATGCGCGTTCATTTACCATTGAATATAGCCTGGATGGCTTGTCATTTACCCCGGCCGGTGAATTGACAGGCGCGGCCTCTAACGATGCAACCACTCCATATACGTATGTATATTCCCCGGGTGTTACCGGAACGGTATATTACCGCATTCGCGAAACAGATTTTAACGGGAATTATTATTACACCAATGTGGTAGTGGTGCGAACCGGAAATACGTTTACGGTAGGTACCGAGGTATTTCCCAATCCATTTAAAGATCTTCTGCAAATAAGTATGCAACTGGAGAAAGCCGGCGTGATTCAGGTAGCGTTGTACGATGCAAGTGGCAGACAGGTAAAAAAGGTGCAGCAGCAAGGACTGTTGGGCCGTAATACCATCGTCATGAGTAATTTGACAACGCTACTCCCCGGTGTTTACCTGGTGCAGGTAAAAGCAGACAATCATACTTTGTTCGATAAACTGATTAAATAG
- a CDS encoding ligase-associated DNA damage response DEXH box helicase, giving the protein MRLQTTTGYTTIVNWLANKNNHPFTFQEETWQHIINGKSGLVNAPTGCGKTFSVFLGALIDFINHHPHDWKSKGNNGLQLLWITPLRALAKDIGRAMEEVVSELGMQWKIGIRNGDTDINERARQKRRMPEVLIITPESLHLLLAQKGYPDTFETLQIMAVDEWHELIGSKRGVQVELAVSRLVALRNGQLKVWGISATIGNLEQAQEVLLSSVYNSSPSTGGVRGKAVIVKANIRKDVVIESIIPDEIEKYPWSGHLGLRLIHKVLPIIHNSRTTLIFINTRGMSEQWYQALLTAAPDLAGAIALHHGSIEQELRIWVEEALHTGRLKAVVCTASLDLGVDFRPVETVIQVGSPKGVARFLQRAGRSGHSPGDVSRIYFLPTHSLELVEAAALKNAVEETFIESREPMLLCFDVLIQYLSTLAISDGFLPEPLLKELRTTYCYRDITDSEWMAILEFITSGGNALQQYDEYKKVEVIDGVFRITSRRIAMRHRMHIGTIVSEAMMKVKFVSGGFIGVIEEWFITRLSPGDVFTLAGRQLELVTIKDMTALVRKSNAKKSIVPSWQGGRMPLSANLGKKLREKFEEARDIQEGRGQKAKGKGKNTEVRDPKTGNPLPASPDKSGIADSQLPAKLPDIELQVLEPLFNLQERLSHVPGANELLIEHIETKDGYHLFVYPFEGRLVHEAMAAILAWRISKITPITFSFAMNDYGFELLSDQPIPVDDTNVYELFTPNDLLADIQRSANATEMAKRKFRDIAVIGGLIFQGYPGEQKKARHLQSSASLLFNVFSEYEPGNLLLRQSYQEVFDQQMEEVRLRNMLERIQRSTIIITFPQQLTPFCFPIKVDSMRENLTSEKLEDRVKRMQAQLNQ; this is encoded by the coding sequence ATGAGGCTTCAAACAACTACCGGATATACTACGATCGTTAACTGGCTGGCAAACAAAAACAACCATCCGTTCACCTTCCAGGAGGAAACCTGGCAACATATTATTAATGGCAAAAGCGGATTGGTAAACGCCCCCACAGGCTGTGGTAAAACATTTTCTGTATTCCTGGGCGCCCTGATCGATTTTATCAATCACCATCCGCACGACTGGAAATCAAAAGGCAATAATGGCTTACAACTGTTGTGGATCACGCCCCTGCGGGCCCTGGCCAAGGATATTGGCCGGGCCATGGAAGAAGTGGTGAGTGAGCTGGGCATGCAATGGAAAATAGGCATCCGCAACGGCGATACCGACATCAACGAACGGGCGCGACAAAAACGCCGCATGCCCGAAGTATTGATCATTACCCCGGAAAGCCTGCACCTGCTGCTGGCGCAAAAAGGCTATCCCGACACTTTTGAAACTCTGCAGATCATGGCCGTTGACGAATGGCATGAGCTCATCGGCTCCAAACGCGGCGTACAGGTAGAGCTTGCCGTTTCACGATTGGTAGCCTTGCGAAATGGACAATTAAAGGTCTGGGGCATCTCCGCAACCATTGGTAATCTGGAACAGGCCCAGGAGGTTTTGTTATCATCTGTTTATAACTCCTCCCCCTCCACCGGTGGGGTCCGGGGGAAGGCAGTTATCGTCAAAGCCAACATCCGCAAAGACGTTGTTATTGAATCCATCATCCCCGATGAAATAGAAAAATATCCCTGGTCGGGCCACCTGGGTTTAAGGCTCATCCATAAAGTACTGCCCATCATACACAACAGCCGCACTACCCTCATCTTCATCAATACCCGCGGCATGAGCGAGCAATGGTACCAGGCATTGTTAACCGCTGCCCCCGATCTGGCAGGCGCTATAGCTTTGCACCACGGCAGTATTGAACAGGAATTGCGCATTTGGGTAGAAGAAGCCCTGCACACCGGCCGGCTCAAAGCGGTGGTATGTACCGCCAGTCTTGACCTGGGTGTTGATTTTCGCCCGGTTGAAACCGTTATACAGGTAGGGTCGCCCAAAGGAGTTGCCCGCTTTTTACAACGCGCCGGGCGAAGTGGTCATAGTCCCGGCGATGTAAGCCGCATCTATTTTCTGCCCACCCATTCGCTGGAACTGGTAGAAGCAGCCGCCCTGAAAAATGCGGTGGAAGAAACCTTTATTGAAAGCAGGGAACCCATGCTGTTGTGCTTTGATGTACTGATCCAGTACCTGAGCACCCTCGCCATTTCAGATGGCTTTTTACCGGAACCATTGTTAAAAGAACTCCGCACCACTTATTGTTACCGCGACATAACCGACAGCGAGTGGATGGCCATCCTGGAATTTATTACCTCGGGCGGCAATGCCTTACAACAATATGATGAATATAAAAAGGTAGAGGTCATCGATGGGGTGTTTCGTATTACCAGCCGGCGCATAGCCATGCGGCACCGGATGCACATTGGCACCATTGTAAGCGAAGCCATGATGAAAGTGAAGTTTGTGAGTGGCGGTTTTATTGGGGTAATTGAAGAATGGTTCATCACCCGTTTATCGCCCGGCGATGTGTTTACCCTGGCGGGCCGTCAACTGGAGCTGGTGACCATTAAGGATATGACTGCGCTCGTACGTAAATCAAATGCAAAAAAATCGATAGTCCCCAGTTGGCAGGGCGGGCGTATGCCGTTGAGTGCCAATTTAGGAAAGAAGCTGCGCGAGAAGTTTGAAGAAGCAAGGGACATTCAGGAAGGCAGAGGGCAAAAGGCAAAGGGCAAAGGGAAGAATACAGAAGTAAGAGATCCGAAAACCGGGAATCCATTGCCAGCCAGCCCCGACAAGTCGGGGATTGCCGATTCACAATTGCCGGCTAAGCTGCCTGATATAGAGTTGCAGGTTCTGGAACCATTATTTAACCTTCAGGAAAGGCTCTCCCATGTTCCCGGTGCTAATGAATTATTAATTGAACATATTGAAACGAAGGACGGCTATCATCTTTTTGTATATCCGTTCGAGGGGCGGCTGGTGCACGAGGCCATGGCGGCCATTCTGGCCTGGCGCATCAGTAAGATAACGCCTATTACATTTTCTTTTGCTATGAATGATTATGGGTTTGAACTGTTGAGCGATCAACCCATACCGGTGGATGATACCAATGTGTATGAACTGTTCACCCCCAATGATCTATTGGCTGATATTCAGCGAAGTGCGAATGCAACAGAAATGGCAAAACGAAAATTCCGCGATATCGCAGTTATTGGCGGACTTATTTTCCAGGGTTATCCCGGTGAACAAAAGAAAGCCCGGCATTTACAATCGTCTGCCTCGTTATTATTCAATGTATTTTCAGAATATGAGCCGGGTAATTTACTATTGCGCCAATCCTATCAGGAAGTTTTCGATCAGCAGATGGAAGAAGTACGGCTGCGCAATATGTTGGAAAGAATACAACGATCGACCATCATCATTACATTTCCCCAGCAGTTAACCCCATTCTGTTTCCCCATAAAAGTAGACAGTATGCGGGAAAACCTCACCTCGGAAAAACTGGAAGACAGGGTAAAAAGAATGCAGGCACAATTGAACCAATAG
- a CDS encoding response regulator transcription factor, producing MKKPDTEGVIKVAIADDHALFRAGVRTALAAKRDVELIAEADNGMQLLNLLRHIEPDIILLDIQMPIMDGIQTLPEIRKLRPEAKVIILSMHNDHSMISKLMEIGANSYLTKNSDSETIYQAIKTCYEQEFFFNELTNKALLTGLRTKRTDIAGPQDVNLSEKEIRVLKLMCEEKTTKEIADIVEISPRTVEAIRDKLKTKTGAKSMAGLVMYAVKNGIIDQNV from the coding sequence ATGAAAAAACCTGACACCGAAGGCGTTATTAAAGTAGCTATTGCAGACGACCATGCCCTGTTCAGGGCCGGCGTTCGTACAGCCCTCGCTGCTAAAAGGGATGTAGAGTTAATTGCCGAAGCCGACAATGGCATGCAACTCTTAAACCTGCTCAGACACATTGAGCCAGACATCATTCTGTTGGACATTCAGATGCCTATTATGGATGGCATCCAAACCCTGCCTGAGATTCGCAAACTTCGGCCAGAAGCAAAGGTTATCATTCTTTCCATGCACAACGATCATTCGATGATCAGCAAGTTGATGGAAATTGGTGCTAATTCTTACCTCACCAAAAACTCCGATTCAGAAACCATTTACCAGGCCATTAAAACCTGCTACGAACAGGAATTCTTTTTTAATGAGCTTACCAACAAAGCCCTGCTCACTGGCTTGCGTACAAAACGCACAGATATAGCCGGCCCCCAGGACGTAAATCTTTCTGAAAAAGAGATCCGGGTTTTGAAACTCATGTGTGAAGAGAAAACGACCAAAGAAATCGCTGATATTGTTGAAATCAGCCCCCGTACCGTTGAAGCAATCCGCGACAAACTCAAAACCAAAACCGGCGCCAAGTCAATGGCCGGCCTGGTGATGTATGCGGTAAAAAACGGTATCATTGACCAGAACGTGTGA
- a CDS encoding aminotransferase class IV, whose product MNNWLFFNGEVIPANTPIISANNRGLRFGDGLFETIKVVKREMPLFHLHLERLTKGLSVLNMQLPENYTAVYLTEAILELCNRNNINGVARVRLTVVRGNGNLFATDEPFASIIIQAEPLASDYLAFNETGFTIDVCPGIQKSCDQLSNLKSNNYLPYVMAAQYARQHQLNDCLVLNAHNRICDGTIANVFRVHQNSIYTPPLSEGGVAGVMRQYLLQEMPKAGYTVIEKICTPDELETANEVFLTNALFGIRWVTKFRNKVYSNKLVAELYKRFISP is encoded by the coding sequence ATGAACAACTGGTTGTTTTTTAATGGCGAAGTAATACCGGCCAATACTCCGATCATCTCCGCCAACAACAGGGGATTGCGTTTTGGCGACGGGCTTTTTGAAACCATTAAAGTGGTGAAGCGTGAAATGCCACTATTCCATTTGCACCTGGAGCGATTGACTAAAGGGCTGTCTGTACTGAATATGCAGTTACCGGAAAACTACACAGCCGTTTATCTTACCGAAGCCATTTTGGAGTTGTGTAACCGTAACAACATCAACGGTGTGGCACGGGTACGCCTCACCGTCGTGCGGGGTAATGGTAACCTTTTTGCCACGGATGAACCCTTTGCCTCCATTATTATTCAGGCAGAACCATTGGCCAGTGATTACCTCGCCTTTAATGAAACAGGTTTTACTATTGATGTTTGTCCGGGTATACAAAAAAGCTGTGACCAGTTATCCAACCTGAAATCGAACAACTACCTCCCCTATGTAATGGCGGCGCAATATGCCCGGCAACATCAGCTGAACGACTGCCTGGTGTTGAATGCGCATAACCGCATTTGCGATGGCACCATTGCCAACGTGTTCCGGGTGCATCAAAACAGTATTTATACTCCCCCCCTGTCTGAAGGTGGCGTGGCCGGTGTAATGCGTCAATACTTATTACAGGAAATGCCCAAAGCCGGTTATACGGTAATTGAAAAAATATGTACGCCAGACGAATTAGAAACGGCCAATGAAGTTTTTTTAACGAATGCGTTGTTTGGGATACGTTGGGTTACTAAATTCCGTAATAAAGTATATTCCAATAAGCTTGTTGCAGAATTGTATAAAAGGTTCATTAGCCCATAG
- a CDS encoding cryptochrome/photolyase family protein — protein MFWFRRDLRLDDNAGLYHALKGNNPVLPIFIFDTNILDQLPNTSDARVEFIHDALTGMQEQLKELGSTLDVLHDTPLNAFKKLVKQYTIEAVYTNHDYEPYAQERDNRIARFLEEHGIAFHTYKDQVIFEKNEVTKDDGKPYTVFTPYSKKWKVKLNEFYLKSYPTKKYFRHFHQHAPKRIPSLQAIGFEKTGREFPTDSPDNAVIKHYDKKRDFPGVKGTSHLGVHLRFGTISIRQLAQKASKLNETFLNELIWRDFFQMILWHFPHVGQGKAFKAEYDLIEWRNNEAEFTRWCEGNTGYPIVDAGMRELNATGFMHNRVRMITASFLAKHLLIDWRWGEAYFAEKLLDFELSSNNGNWQWAAGSGCDAAPYFRIFNPYTQTKKFDPDFAYIKKWVPEFEEFTYPGAIVEHEKARVRCLETYKKALTRE, from the coding sequence ATTTTTTGGTTCCGAAGAGATCTAAGATTGGACGACAACGCCGGTTTATACCATGCCTTGAAAGGCAATAACCCGGTGTTGCCCATCTTTATTTTCGACACCAACATCCTGGATCAATTACCCAATACTTCAGATGCGCGGGTTGAATTTATTCATGATGCATTAACGGGAATGCAGGAACAGTTGAAAGAGCTGGGTTCTACCCTGGATGTATTACACGACACCCCGCTCAACGCCTTTAAAAAACTGGTGAAACAATATACAATTGAAGCTGTATATACCAACCACGACTATGAGCCTTATGCGCAGGAACGGGACAACAGAATTGCCAGATTTTTAGAAGAACACGGCATCGCTTTTCATACTTATAAAGACCAGGTGATCTTTGAAAAGAACGAGGTAACAAAAGACGATGGCAAACCCTACACCGTTTTTACGCCCTATAGTAAAAAATGGAAGGTTAAACTCAATGAATTCTATTTAAAGAGTTATCCAACAAAAAAGTACTTCAGGCACTTTCATCAGCATGCCCCCAAACGCATTCCTTCCCTGCAGGCCATCGGGTTTGAAAAAACGGGCCGTGAGTTCCCAACCGATTCACCGGATAATGCGGTTATAAAACATTACGATAAAAAACGCGATTTCCCGGGAGTAAAAGGCACCAGTCACCTGGGAGTGCATTTGCGTTTTGGCACCATCAGCATCAGGCAGCTGGCGCAAAAAGCCAGTAAGCTCAACGAAACTTTTTTGAACGAGCTCATCTGGCGCGATTTCTTTCAAATGATCCTGTGGCATTTTCCGCATGTGGGCCAGGGTAAGGCGTTTAAGGCAGAATACGATCTTATAGAATGGCGAAACAATGAAGCCGAATTTACCCGCTGGTGCGAAGGCAATACCGGCTACCCTATTGTTGACGCCGGCATGCGCGAACTGAACGCCACCGGTTTTATGCATAACCGCGTGCGGATGATCACCGCCTCTTTTCTGGCCAAACATTTACTGATCGACTGGCGCTGGGGCGAAGCCTATTTTGCAGAAAAGCTCCTGGACTTTGAACTGTCAAGCAACAACGGCAACTGGCAATGGGCGGCAGGCAGCGGCTGCGATGCAGCGCCCTACTTCAGGATCTTTAACCCCTATACGCAAACTAAAAAGTTCGATCCTGATTTTGCCTATATAAAAAAATGGGTGCCGGAGTTCGAAGAATTTACGTACCCCGGCGCTATCGTTGAACACGAAAAAGCACGCGTCCGCTGTTTGGAAACCTATAAAAAAGCGCTTACCCGGGAATAG
- a CDS encoding phosphotransferase enzyme family protein, with product MQPFPVVCSTLSATHLAAYLQQQYGFGAGTTCRLLRAAINHAYLVTDGEQQYVFRVYSYNWRTDLEITEELRLLRVLKENDIPVSFALPDAQGNFIQHIPAPEGMRMAVLFSYAKGEKVLNYSPELHYKLGVIMARMHTITKGMYLQRPKYTPATLLKDSFELVKQFIAADTEEMKWMKKVQAYLMEQYDNTFPELLRFGVVHMDIWFDNLHIYNNEDITFFDFDFCGNGWLVQDIAYYMLQLFNTEKDTEQHALKLKHFLTGYESVTPIHDHEKELIPAASVAMYFFYLGVQCQRFENWTNTFLNETYLKRYINMFVKKLCEHYQLPV from the coding sequence ATGCAACCTTTTCCAGTTGTGTGTTCCACGCTGTCGGCAACACATTTGGCTGCCTATCTGCAACAACAGTATGGGTTTGGCGCAGGCACTACCTGCCGTTTATTACGCGCGGCTATCAATCATGCTTACCTGGTAACAGATGGGGAGCAGCAGTATGTTTTCAGGGTTTACAGTTATAACTGGCGCACTGATTTAGAAATAACAGAAGAGCTCAGGCTGTTACGGGTGTTGAAAGAAAACGACATTCCTGTTTCATTTGCACTACCCGATGCACAGGGAAATTTTATTCAACATATACCTGCACCAGAAGGCATGCGCATGGCCGTGTTATTCTCTTATGCAAAAGGAGAGAAGGTGTTGAATTATTCACCGGAGCTTCATTATAAGCTGGGTGTTATTATGGCCCGTATGCATACAATAACAAAAGGAATGTATTTACAACGCCCGAAGTACACCCCTGCCACGTTATTGAAGGATTCATTTGAGTTGGTAAAACAATTCATCGCTGCAGATACGGAAGAAATGAAGTGGATGAAGAAAGTGCAGGCGTATTTGATGGAACAATATGATAATACATTTCCTGAGTTGTTAAGGTTTGGGGTTGTGCACATGGATATCTGGTTCGATAACCTGCATATTTATAACAACGAAGACATCACCTTCTTTGATTTTGATTTTTGTGGCAATGGCTGGCTGGTACAGGATATTGCCTATTATATGTTACAGCTCTTCAATACCGAAAAAGACACCGAACAACATGCCTTAAAGCTGAAACATTTTTTAACCGGTTACGAGTCGGTCACTCCTATACACGACCACGAAAAGGAACTGATCCCCGCCGCCAGTGTGGCTATGTATTTCTTTTACCTGGGCGTGCAATGCCAGCGTTTTGAGAACTGGACCAATACCTTTTTGAATGAAACCTACCTGAAGCGGTACATCAACATGTTCGTAAAGAAATTATGCGAGCATTACCAATTGCCGGTATAG
- a CDS encoding 1,4-dihydroxy-6-naphthoate synthase yields MTLSLGFSPCPNDTFIFDALVNNKIDTEGITVEPVLEDVQTLNEWAIKGKLDVTKISYGVLPLLLEKYLVLNAGGALGKGVGPLLITKQASANNKDVNEMTIAIPGENTTAHMLFSLAYPQAAKKKFMVFSAIEDAVLSGEVDAGVIIHENRFTYQQKGLHKLVDLGEYWERETGNPIPLGGIVIKKSFDSALQQKADRVIKRSLEYAFAHYPLITDYVKQHSQEMSESVMRQHIDLYVNNYSLQLGPDGKAAVNTFLDIYEQLKKVGANNKEIFLATAE; encoded by the coding sequence ATGACTCTTTCCTTAGGCTTTTCACCCTGTCCAAACGACACGTTTATTTTCGACGCGTTAGTAAATAATAAGATCGATACAGAAGGTATAACGGTAGAACCGGTACTGGAAGATGTGCAAACCCTTAACGAATGGGCAATAAAAGGTAAGCTGGATGTAACAAAGATCAGTTATGGCGTATTACCGCTTTTACTGGAAAAATACCTGGTGCTGAATGCCGGTGGCGCGCTGGGGAAAGGTGTAGGCCCCCTGTTGATCACCAAACAGGCTTCAGCAAACAATAAAGATGTAAATGAGATGACCATTGCCATTCCGGGTGAAAATACCACGGCGCATATGTTGTTCTCATTGGCCTATCCGCAGGCTGCCAAAAAGAAATTCATGGTGTTCTCTGCTATTGAAGATGCAGTGTTGAGTGGGGAAGTAGATGCCGGTGTTATCATTCATGAAAACCGCTTTACGTATCAGCAAAAGGGTTTGCATAAACTGGTTGACCTGGGTGAATACTGGGAGCGCGAAACCGGTAACCCCATTCCGCTGGGGGGCATTGTAATAAAAAAATCATTCGACAGCGCCCTGCAGCAAAAGGCAGACAGGGTAATAAAACGCAGCCTGGAATATGCATTCGCCCATTACCCGTTGATAACTGATTATGTAAAACAACATTCCCAGGAAATGAGCGAATCGGTAATGCGCCAGCACATCGACCTGTATGTGAATAACTATTCTTTGCAACTGGGTCCTGATGGTAAAGCAGCAGTGAATACTTTTTTGGATATTTACGAGCAATTGAAGAAAGTAGGGGCGAACAATAAAGAAATCTTTTTAGCAACAGCGGAATAA